The following DNA comes from Maylandia zebra isolate NMK-2024a linkage group LG6, Mzebra_GT3a, whole genome shotgun sequence.
TAATTTGaagtattgtattgtattatgtctgtgaaggttctcagtcatccaggtcatcgtagtctaaggagcttggaaagaaagtccagacgcttttctttccatgttggatttttttttttgcatgtactTCAAGTCCACGCCCCACACTTCCCAGTTATTAgcagtaaaaacatttttatcataTCACGGTCAATAGGGTAAAGGGGGCACGAAGACACTGATGAACACCATCATGCAGCTGAGGAAGATCTGCAATCACCCTTATATGTTTCAGCAAATAGAGGTAACACTGACGAGCCCGACACATAAATACTTTGTCTGTAGTTATTTGCCTGTGTTTCTCAGTCCTGCTCTTATCATCAGAGGTtctctttgttattataatAAAGAGAATTTCTGAGGATAAGAGCAGCCATTTCTGACTTCTGTTTGATGTGTCAGTGAGCTAACAGTCATCAAAATAAAGCCACCGTTGAACTGAAATGTTCGGTTGTACATTGTGTTTGTAGGAATCCTTCTCTGAACATTTAGGATTCTCTGGTGGGATAGTTCAGGGGTAAGTACTGCTTCCTCTTTAGGTCctgatctcaaacacacacaaacaaactgcagcctttgtaaaaaaaatatcctCCTTTCGCTCCCTCAGTCCTGACCTGTATCGGGCATCGGGAAAGTTTGAGGTGCTGGATCGAATTCTGCCAAAGCTGAGAGCCACAAACCACAAAGTGCTGCTTTTCTGTCAGATGACCTCACTCATGACCATCATGGAGGACTACTTTGCCTACCGTAACTTCAAATACCTGCGTCTGGATGGTGAGACACTGATCTGTATGCGTATCAGTTCTTGTTGTCCCCTTTTTATTAGTTTCCCTTTGGTTTATCTTTTTTGTGAATTATTGCCTGCATTTCCTCTTATTTCCCACCTTCATACCTCTCAGGCACAACAAAGGCTGAGGATAGAGGAATGTTACTGAAGACATTCAATGACCCAGAGTCAGAGTACTTTATTTTTCTCCTGAGCACAAGGGCTGGAGGCCTCGGCCTCAATCTGCAGTCTGCCGACACTGTAGTTATTTTTGACTCCGACTGGAACCCACATCAGGTGTGATGCATAtttatattgatttttttttaatcaaatcagCATTCAAGCTCATATCAGCTTtgatttgccttttttttttgcacttagAGGCTGAAGATAAAAGTCCAGGGTCTGTCCTCAGAATACTGGGGAAGATATTTAGGTTTCAGTATTTAATATTGTAGTGTTCACAATTTATTGACAGTGAAAGCAGAAATGGCAAGGTTTGGGCTCCACAGCTTaactttctttatctttctctcctACCCAGGACTTGCAGGCACAGGACAGAGCTCACCGCATTGGTCAGCAAAATGAGGTACGCGTGTTACGTCTCTGTACAGTCAACAGTGTCGAGGAGAAAATCCTGGCAGCGGCCAAATACAAACTAAATGTGGATCAAAAAGTTATCCAGGCCGGCATGTTCGACCAGAAGTCTTCCAGCCACGAGCGCAGGGCCTTTTTGCAGGCCATCCTGGAGCACGAGGAGCAAGACGAGGTCTGGGGTCAAGACGTGTGCCTACAcatgaatgtgtgtgcgtgcatcgCCAACACACAATTTAAAGAGTGTGCTTTCCTCTGCTCTACCTGCCATTGTGTGTCTGCTGTATTCAGGAGGAGGATGAGGTGCCAGATGATGAGACGGTCAACCAGATGATTGCTAGGAGTGAAGAGGAGTTCGAGCTGTTCATGgtgagtttctgtgtgtttgaatgTGAGGTAAAGATTCAACCGCGCAATAATATTGTGTCCCCACATCTTTCcctgtgttttcttcttcttgcttccGTAGCGTATGGACCTGGACCGACGCCGCGAGGAGGCTCGTAACCCACGACGAAAACCACGGCTGATGGAGGAGGACGAGCTGCCCACGTGGATCATGAAGGACGATGCTGAGGTTGAGCGACTTacctgtgaggaagaggaggagaaaatgtTTGGCCGAGGTTCCCGACAACGGAAGGAAGTGGACTACAGCGATTCGCTGACTGAGAAGCAGTGGCTCAAGGTGCGCCTGAGACAAAGATTTCAGGATATAAATTGGCTTCTAAACTAACTGGCTTTCTGGAGGAAAAGgcaaatttgtgtgtgtgggggggggtaaTTTTAACACTTATATGCTAATCTCTCACTCTGTATCTTTCCCTGTTCAGGCGATAGAGGAAGGCACActggaggagatggaggaagaggtgCGGCACAAAAAGACGACCCGCAAGAGGAAGCGAGACCGTGACCTGGATCTCCCTGGTCCCTCCTCTTCCATAGGGGGACGTGGACGGGGGGATAAAGATGATGATGGGAAGAGGCAGAGGAAGAGGGGACGGCCACCTGTCGAAAAACTCTCACCAAATCCTCCCACCCTcacaaaaaagatgaagaaaattGTGGACGCTGTCATCAAATACAAAGACAGGTAGCAGAAATTGTGATTGTGGAAAATCTGAAactttttttcagtcattttagtCTATTTAGAAAGAAAGTTCAACCtgccaggctttctttgtgtCATGAGAAAGGGGTAAAAACCCCAGATTGTAGCCCCCATGATGTCACAAAGTGATTTCATGAATGCTGAGACTGAAGATTATGCCAAATGTATATAATGATAAGAGGATCTGATAGCAGTTGTTAGGTTTGGTCTTTAGGAAGACCGGGGTGGCAGTTTATATTTTGACTGGACTAAACACATTCACGTGTCTGGGGTGGCAAAAAACCCTGTAACACTTTTAATAAATAGCCAACAGCAAACTCGCTTTGAGAGCTATGATCAATTGGATTGATATTGCAGACATATTTCAGATATTTGGTCTCGTGATAATAATGTCATGTCCTGCAGCGCCAGTGGGCGTCAGCTGAGCGAGGTGTTCATCCAGCTGCCGTCTCGAAAAGAGCTGCCCGAGTACTACGAACTCATCCGCAAGCCGGTAGACTTCAGGAAGATCAAGGTAAGATTAAATAGTGTTATTTGTAACATGTTTTCATTCCTGCAGCagagcacattaaaaaaaaacgtgtTTAAAGGTTAACAGACTCGCTTGGTGTGTTATTCTCTCGCTTACATACCCAATGTTTGTGCTGCGTCTTCAATGTTAGGAGAGGATTCGAAGTCATCGCTACCGCAGTCTGGGTGACCTGGAGAGAGACGTCATGCTGCTCTTCCAGAATGCTCAGACCTTCAACCTGGAGGGGTCGCTGGTGAGACAGATGTGCTGTATAGAAAAACACctgctgttttatttgttttttacttgcaCAAGACAAATCTGAATCAGAATTTGTGTTATTTAACTGGTACATATTAGTTCCTGTGGATGGATTACAGTTGAAAGTGAAGCCTGATTAAAGCTGACGAAAGCGAGCACTCTGAGGTCGCATTAAGGCATAAAAGACCTCATCGGAAAACTCATCATGCAGGGCAATGTATCAGACATTTAATTACTAGTTGCTGATAAATGATTAGTGTTTAAATGATGTGTTGAGGCTGAATGCTTTTGTAACAGGTATTACAATTAAACAACATGAGATATGCATTAAATTATTGTCTCGACGACTTTGGACCAGTATCAGAAAGTTCTAGGTAAGACTATGGAACCTTGAAAGGATCAGCAGAGAAGGAACCACACAATGATAGAATAGATGTGATTTGAGTAGAAACTGTATTGAAAGTTGTAAAGTTTACAAACCCTGCCTGTCTAAAGCCGGCTTCCTACAGTGCACAAACGCACATTAAAGGgcccaaaaataaaatcaaaacaacatcCTCTTTAAGGAAATTCTCCAAAGAGTTTCAATTAAAGAGCTTCCGCTCCCGTTGCTCAGTCCACTTCTCTTTAGAAAGAGAAATTAGagttccttgtgtgtgtgtttctgtccatTGGTTCGAACACTACCCGGGTAGATTTTTAAAGTGTTAGTCTTATCTGTATCAAGGAAGGTAGTAATAGTCCTGAGGTTCGCTGAAGATGGATCCCACGGCTGGCCACACCGCACTCGGGTCCGTCGACAGTCACTCTCTCGGGATTGGCTCGCCACTGAACCCACAGGGTTCAGATCTCAAATGATCCAGTCCTGGTCAAAAACCAATCTATGCACACAGTGCAGAGTGCATACATTACTATTTTATCTATTCTTCTTCCATCACTCATCTTTCAGTCAAGTATTGCTCAAGTATAACAAATTATTTTAGTTATACAATGTCTCAACCATCCTAAAATAATTTGAGTTACATCACACAAGGTCTTAGTGCAACAGAAAATATACCTTATATTTACCCTTTTGGGAATAAATAAACTTATAAGATTCACTCTCCCATATTTATCCTTTTAACAGCTTGCTTTTAactgttcttcttttttcagaTATTTCAACCTGAATTATTTCTCAGAAAAATATATCAACTTCTTTAAACATTAATACATCAACAGGGTAATGAGATCCCTCACATTTTATAATCACATTTTATGAACTTTTTGCATCTTCATCAAATGAATTAACTTCTAAGTCAACAAAACTGAAAGGGTGCATTTAAGCACTACATGACAATATTACTGCTTCTCCAACGTTTTGGAAAGCTAACAAACTCAGATGAATCACAGTAATGTTAGAACACAGAGATCGCTAAGCAGTAACTTAATACTAGCGGTTAGCTGGGCACATTCTAATGTATACTTTAGCACTTAAAATTAAACATCTGCACATCAGTGATCTTACAGtactttaaacataaatatcacAACTCcgactggttttattttttaaagcagaaaatatATTGACAGCAGTCAACTACATGTCTTTATGGCGCTAACATTCATGTAGCATCCCTTACCGGAGCTCGTGGTGAGATAGCTCGTCCAGCTGACGCAGCTtcccacggccgtatttcacaGATCTCAGATCCTAATAAATAGCCATCTGTTAACAGCTAGTATGTGAAGATAAATTGCGaatttaacttttatttcagtttttcttacCAGGATCTTTCAGCTAATTTGGCGGTTGCCTCGTGAGTAGCGGTTGCCTCGTGAGTAATGGCTTCCACAACAGGAAATGTTGACTAACAGAAAGTCATCTCAAGGCATACTCGCCTCCTAGCGGCAGGGAGGGAAAATTACACCTCCAACCTTATGCAGCAGCACAACCCACAAATCTGATGTGGGTTACACTCTCCCCTCCTGAACTCTTGCACGTCCCTGTGCATGACAAGGTTCACACAAATGTTTCTTGGGGGGAAAGGCAAGGGAAGAAGCAGGTGCTTCACCTTCATTTACCATGTCATTCCACACATCGGTCAACCCTTGGAAGAAAGACTTCACCACGGTGACAATTGGTTTCCCCAATTCAGTGTAGTCGAGCCTCATTGGTGGTTGACGATCCCGCTCAGACCTCCTGACATGGATATCAGCGTTAGCTCGTTCCTCTACTTCACCACTCTCCTCTTGTCCTTCAGTTCCAGGATCATTCATCACATCCTCCAACCTGTCCGGGAGGACTGGGATCTCTTTAGGTTGGTCCTCACTCAAATCCTTGACCTCGTTAAACAACTCATCTTCTCCTGAACTGCTATCCAGCAGCATCCTTTGTCCCTCAGATTCAGTGGATGCACTATCATCCATCTTTGCTTCTCCCACAGATTCATGGAGTTCAGGTGCTGGTACGTCCGCAGCAGGAGGTGAGGTCTGACCATCATCTGGAGTCTGCTCATCGCCACATTGATCTGTTTCATGGTAAATTGATGTGGCATCAGGCATAACATTGGCACCTTCCGGAACCTCCGTTGACTCAGCGGAGATTGATGTCAGGTTACTCTTGGCGTGACTGGAACCTAGGTCTCTTGGGGCATTTTGCCTTGCAGCACCCCCAGTCGTCTCAGAGACTGGCTGTGTTTCGAACCAGGCAATGGGAACAATGTCCTCCTCGTCTGAAGACTGGTCAAGCTCCGTTGTCCTGTTGGGAGTATTCTGACGTGTCCTAGGCTTTCTAGCTCGTTTGGGCTGAGCACGCTCCTCCGTTGGTGCGGCAAGAAATCCGCATGGGAGTAAGAGGTCACGATGCAGCGTGCGCTTGGGACCCTCGCCGTTCTCTGGTCTAACTGTATAGACTGGGAGGTCTCCAGCTTTCTTTACTACCACATGGACTGTGGACTCCCACTTATCAGCGAGCTTGTGCTTTCCTCGGATACGCACGTTTCTGACGAGTACTCTGTCGCCAACGCCTAAAGCAGAAGGACTCACTCGCTTATCAAACCGAATCTTATTCCTCTCAGCTACCTTGGCAGCAGTTCTTGTGGCAACTTTGTAGCTCTGCTCAAGGCGAGATTTAAGGTCTTGTACGTATTGGGAATGTGACTTGTGTCGCTGTTCTTTCACTGGTAACCCAAATGCGAGGTCGACAGGCAACCTTGGCTGGCGTCCAAACATTAGTTCATATGGTGTGAACCCAGTCACCTCACTTCTGGTACAGTTGTACGCGTGGACCAACGGCTTTACAAAGTCCTTCCAGTGAGATTTTTCTTGACTTCCCAGAGTGCCAAGCATGTCTAATAGAGTGCGGTTGAAGCGTTCCACTGGGTTGCCCCTCGGGTGGTATGGTGTTGTTCGCGTTTTGCGGATGCCCGCAATCTGACAGAGTTCCTTGATCAACCGCGACTCAAAATCAGGACCTTGGTCACTGTGCAGCTTCTCTGGGAATCCATAATGGATGATGAAATTGTCCCACAACCACTTTGCAACTGTTCGAGCCTTTTGATTTTGTGTCGGTCCAGCTACAGCATACTTGGTGAAGTGATCAGTGATCACGAGGATGTCCTTTGTGTTGCTTCTGTCTGGTTCAACAGACAAAAAGTCCATACATACTAATTCGAGTGGTCGCGTCGTTGTTATATTCACCAGAGGTGCAGCTCTCTCGGGTAGAGCTTTCCTGCACACACACCTGGTACACGTCCTTATTTTCTTCTCAATGTCCAAAGCCATTCTTGGCCAGTAGAATCTAGCTCTGACTAGATCCACTGTGCGTTCCTTTCCCGTGTGACCCATGTCGTCGTGCAGACTGGTCAATACCACGTCCCGAAG
Coding sequences within:
- the smarca4b gene encoding SWI/SNF-related matrix-associated actin-dependent regulator of chromatin subfamily A member 4 isoform X3 — its product is MIVDEGHRMKNHHCKLTQVLNTHYLAPRRVLLTGTPLQNKLPELWALLNFLLPTIFKCCSTFEQWFNAPFAMTGEKVDLNEEETILIIRRLHKVLRPFLLRRLKKEVEAQLPEKVEYVIKCDMSSLQRVLYRHMQAKGVLLTDGSEKDKKGKGGTKTLMNTIMQLRKICNHPYMFQQIEESFSEHLGFSGGIVQGPDLYRASGKFEVLDRILPKLRATNHKVLLFCQMTSLMTIMEDYFAYRNFKYLRLDGTTKAEDRGMLLKTFNDPESEYFIFLLSTRAGGLGLNLQSADTVVIFDSDWNPHQDLQAQDRAHRIGQQNEVRVLRLCTVNSVEEKILAAAKYKLNVDQKVIQAGMFDQKSSSHERRAFLQAILEHEEQDEVWGQDVCLHMNEEDEVPDDETVNQMIARSEEEFELFMRMDLDRRREEARNPRRKPRLMEEDELPTWIMKDDAEVERLTCEEEEEKMFGRGSRQRKEVDYSDSLTEKQWLKAIEEGTLEEMEEEVRHKKTTRKRKRDRDLDLPGPSSSIGGRGRGDKDDDGKRQRKRGRPPVEKLSPNPPTLTKKMKKIVDAVIKYKDSASGRQLSEVFIQLPSRKELPEYYELIRKPVDFRKIKERIRSHRYRSLGDLERDVMLLFQNAQTFNLEGSLIYEDSIVLQSVFTSLRQKIEKEEESEGEESEEEEEEQEEGSESESRSVKVKIRLSRKDKGGDRGKGRSRRTGRTRAKPVVSDDDSEDEQEEERSPSATDEEA